TTACGGTGGCAGATGTCCATATGCTTCTTGCCAGCGTTCCGGAAATTTCCGTATTTGTTATGATGGATGCACTGAGCAGAAAAAATGCCCGCCTGGCACTTGCTGTTCTTGAAGAACAAATAGCGACTGGTCAGGCAGGGCTTCGTCTATTGGCGTTGTTAGCACGGCAGGTAAGACAGTTGTATCAGGCAAAAATTATGATTGAAGAAGGTTTTAGCAGCAAAGAAATTGGCAGTTATTTAAAGCTTATGCCTTTTGTAACAGATCGATTAATTAAACAAAGTCGCGTTTTTCAGCTTGCACAACTCAAACAGGCTCTAGGGCTTTTGAGTCAGGCTGATCAGGATTTAAAATTGAATAAAGGTCTTGTTTCACTGGAAAAAATTATTATTTATCTATGTCAATGAAGAATTTTTGGCCATTAAGTCTATGAAAGTTGAGTTATAGTTAGCCTTGATAATCCGGAAATTACATAACCTAAATTGAGGTGATTTCATGGAAATGATCGATAGGATGAATAAAAATATTCTATATATGATCTTAGCGGCGATTGATAATATTCATGATGGAATAGTAATTGTAGATAAAAATTCAAAAATAATTTATGTGAATGAAGCGTATTCCAAAATTCTTCATGTTAATAAAGATAAAGTATTAAATCAATTTGTAAGTGAAATAGAACCTGGAGCGATTATATTAGACAGTTTAAAAGAAAAAAAGCCGAAAATAAATACGGTTGTAAAAGTGAAAACGAGGGGAAAAGAAATTGTAGTCAATATAAATCCAATTATAGTTGCGGATGAACTTTTAGGAGCTGTATCCATTTTTAAAGATGTCACAGAGGTATCCTTGCTAAATAAAGAATTGGAACAAGTTCGTAAATTAACGGGCTATTTTTATAATGGTAGTTCAAAATTTCACAAGGACTTACCTGAAAGTTTTTCGAATATCATAGGAAATGATAAGAAGTTTATCAATTGCTTAAAATTAGCAAGTATTGTAGCTCCCACAGACGCTGCCGTATTAATTGAGGGAGAAAGTGGAGCAGGGAAGGAAGTTGTAGTTAACGCGATAGTAAGTGTGAGTAAAAAAAGAAGAAATCCATTTGTAAATATTAACTGTTCGGCTATCCCTGAAAGTTTATTTGAAAGTGAACTTTTTGGATATTCCTCTGGCTCTTTTACGGGTGCTCAAAAGGGCGGTAAAGTGGGTAAATTTGAAATGGCTAATAATGGAACAATATTTTTAGATGAAATAGGTGAAATGCCACTGTTTATGCAGGCAAAACTTTTGAGAGTTCTTCAATCTGGCGAAATTCAAAAAGTAGGTTCTAATAATATTAATATCGTAAATGTGCGAGTCATTGCTGCTACAAATAGAGATTTAAAATCAATGGTGAATCAGGGAAAGTTTAGAGAGGATTTGTATTTTAGATTGAATACTTTTAAAATAACGATTCCGCCTCTTCGAGAAAGAGGTGAGGATAGCATTCTTTTAGCTGAACATTTTTTAAATTTATATTGTAATAAATATAAGAAGAAATTGACTTTGTCTAATGAAGTGAAAAATTTATTGCTAACTCATCACTGGGCTGGAAATGTAAGACAGGTCCAGAGCTGTATTGAATATGCGGTGATTATTTGCCAAGGAGATATGATCACGATAGCGGATTTGCCAGACGAAATACAAAATTCAAGTATAGCTGAGAAGGAGCATGCATTTAAACATAAAGAAAAAACTTTAAAGAATATGATATCGGGTGTGGAAAAAATTCAGATAGTGAATGAGTTGAAAAAAACGCATGGAAATAGAACACAGGCAATGGAAAACATCGGGATATGCAGGCGTACTTTTTATCGCAAGTTGAAATTATATGATATTGATCCCAAACTGTATACCAAGTAGCATTTGCATTGTATACAAAGTATATTGCTGTATACAAAGTATATAACAATATACTTTGCCAGATGTGTAAGAATTGCTTGAAATAACTGATTTGGTTGATATTTATAATGCTTATTAAGCATTATTTTTTTTTGGCATGGTAGTTGCAATATATAAATACGAAATAATATTTTATATTGTGAAGAGGGTGGATTTGTGAAAACAGTAAGAATTGGTGGAGGTCAAGGTTTCTGGGGAGATTTAAATGATGCTCCAATAACTATGGCAAAGAATGATAATGTTGATTATATCGCATGCGACTATTTAGCTGAATTAACTTTATCAATTATGAGAAGACAGAAAGAACACAATCCTGAAAGAGGATATGCAAGGGATTTTATCACGGCTTTAAAACAAATGCTTCCAATGATTAAAGAAAAATCGATTAAGGTTTTGACGAATGCCGGAGGCATGAATATCAAGGCAGCAGTGGAAGCCGCAAAAGAGGCGATTAAAGAATCGGGTTTGAATTTAAAGATCGGTTATGTACTTGGCGATGATGTGATGGATATTATACCGGAACTCAGAAAACAAGGGATATCGATGAATAATATGGATACTGGAGAAGCTATCGATTCAATTTTGCCCCGCATGATCAATGCGAATGTATATTATGGATCAGAACCGATTATAGAATGCTTACAGGGTGGAGCCGATATTATTATTGTGGGGCGTTCTACCGATACTGCAATGTGGCTTGCGCCCCTGCAGTATGAATTTGGCTGGAAAACGGGTGAATGGGAAGCCTTGTCTACCGGTATTTTGGCAGGCCATTTATCGGAATGCGGTGCACAAGCTACTGGTGGTAACTACGATTATGATTGGAAACACGTTCCAGAGCCGGAATTTTTAGGCTATCCGATAGCTGAAATTAGTGAGCCTGGGAAACTTGTTATGACAAAAACTAAAAATACGGGCGGTCTTGTAACACCACAGTCGATTAAAGAACAATTGTTTTATGAAATCCATGATCCGAAAAAGTATCTTACGCCGGATGTGGTAGCTGATTTTAGCAATGTAACTGTAAAAGAATTGGAAAAAGACCGGGTGGAAGTGGCTGGCGTAACAGGCCATGAACGACCGGATACTTTAAAACTTTGCGTGGGTTATCGCGAAGGATATCGCAACATCGCCTACCTGCCGTACAGTTGGCCGGAGGCTTTGGAAAAAGCCAAGTTGGCAGCGAACATTCTTGACAAGAGAATGGCAATGAAAGATTTGAAAGCTTTGGAAAAACGGATCGATTATTTAGGTCTGAACGCGTTACATGGTCCTATGGCCCATGAAATTAATGCCGATTTAAATGAAGTAATACTACGATATGCTATAAAGACAGAAACAAAAGAGGAAGCATTTAAATTGACCCCGGAAATTGCACCCGTAAGCAATTTAAATGGTCCAGCACAAGGCTGCTTTTTTGGTGGCAGAACAAAACCTAGTGAAGTGTTTGCATTGTGGCCGACATTGATTCCAAGGGATGCTATAAAATTAGAGGCACATGTTGAGGAGGTTAAATAAAATGCAAGTACAATTAAAAGAGATAGCACATGGCAGATCTGGAGATAAAAGCGATACGTCAAATCTTTGTATTTATGCAAGAAAACCCAAGTATTATCAGGCTATGAAAGAACAGCTTACGCCGGCAGCGGTAAAAAAGCATTTTGAAGGCGTTGTATTCGGTGACGTTATTCGTTATGATCTGCCGCAATTGGACGGTTTCAACTTCGTTATGCACCATGCTTTGGATGGCGGTGCTACTCGCTCACTTAGACTCGATACGTTGGGTAAAACCATGGAAGCAGCGCTTTTACGCTTCGTCATCGAAATTGACGAAAAATAATTGGGGATTTTATGTTCTGATAATGAAGTAATATTATAATTCAAAGGAGATTGTTGAATATGGCAAAACCACTTAGTGGTATTCGTGTAATTGATTTAACACGTGTTTTGTCTGGGCCCTATTGTACGATGCTGATGGCGGATATGGGAGCTGAAGTGATTAAGATCGAGCAGCCTGACAAGGGGGACGACAGCAGAAGCTATCCTCCGTTTGAAAGAGGAATCAGTGCTTATTATGCCAATCTCAATAGAAATAAAAAAAGTGTTGCATTGAACTTAAAAGATGATGAGGCTAAGAAAGTCCTTTTTGATATGATTAAAGTTTCTGATGTAATAGTAGAAAATTTTAAACCGGGCACGATGGATAAACTGGGGTTGTCTTATGGCGAAGTCAAGGCAATCAATCCAAAGATTGTATATGCTTCTATATCTGGTTTTGGTCAAACAGGACCTTATAAAAAACTTCCCGGTTATGATGTTATTGCACAAGCAATGAGTGGAATGATGAGCGTTACAGGATGGCCGGATTCGGCACCGACAAGAACGGGAACGGCTATCGGTGATATTCTGGCTGGACTCAATTGCTGCATCGGCATTTTAGCTGCGCTTCAAGGCAGAACAGGCAATCAGCATGGCGATAGAATTGATATCGGACTGGTAGATTGCTCGGTTAGTGCGATGGAAACGATTAACGAAATATATATGGTGGAAAATAGAATGCCTCAGCGTATCGGAAATCGATATGAATTTATTTATCCTTATGATTCTTTTCAGGCTAGTGATGGCTGGGTTGTTATTGCAGTTGGCAATGATTCGATTTGGAAAAGATTCTGTGAAGCTATTGAACGGCTAGATCTGCTCGAAGTAGAAAAGTATAAGCTTAATAAAGATCGAGTCAAAGCACATGAGGAATTAACTAAACTTGTTACTTTATGGACAAGGAAACATAAAATTAAGGAAATTATCCAATTGCTTCAAGCGCATAGTATCCCTTGTGCTCCTATTAATACGATTGCTGATGTTGTGGAAGATGAACATATTGCCAAGGCAAGAGAGATGATCTGTGAAGTGGACCATCCCGTTGAGGGCAAGATGAAAATAACAGGTTGTCCCATAAAATTTACCGAATCGGATCATGTACAGTATGACAAGGCACCAACACTTGGAAGAGATACGAAAGAAGTTTTGGAAAAGTTATTAAAAATGTCTTCTAATAAAATTGATTATTTTATTTCTAAATAGCAGACGAAGATCATAAGTAATTTCTATTGTTTTGCTATATAAGTGTAATTATATCAATGATAACAATCTGTTTTGGGTTAATATATGGCAGGCAATTGACATAGTTGCCTTATATAGCAATTTTATTTCGCAAAAATTATACTTAACAAGTAAAT
This genomic window from Pelorhabdus rhamnosifermentans contains:
- a CDS encoding sigma-54 interaction domain-containing protein, which gives rise to MEMIDRMNKNILYMILAAIDNIHDGIVIVDKNSKIIYVNEAYSKILHVNKDKVLNQFVSEIEPGAIILDSLKEKKPKINTVVKVKTRGKEIVVNINPIIVADELLGAVSIFKDVTEVSLLNKELEQVRKLTGYFYNGSSKFHKDLPESFSNIIGNDKKFINCLKLASIVAPTDAAVLIEGESGAGKEVVVNAIVSVSKKRRNPFVNINCSAIPESLFESELFGYSSGSFTGAQKGGKVGKFEMANNGTIFLDEIGEMPLFMQAKLLRVLQSGEIQKVGSNNINIVNVRVIAATNRDLKSMVNQGKFREDLYFRLNTFKITIPPLRERGEDSILLAEHFLNLYCNKYKKKLTLSNEVKNLLLTHHWAGNVRQVQSCIEYAVIICQGDMITIADLPDEIQNSSIAEKEHAFKHKEKTLKNMISGVEKIQIVNELKKTHGNRTQAMENIGICRRTFYRKLKLYDIDPKLYTK
- a CDS encoding acyclic terpene utilization AtuA family protein, whose product is MKTVRIGGGQGFWGDLNDAPITMAKNDNVDYIACDYLAELTLSIMRRQKEHNPERGYARDFITALKQMLPMIKEKSIKVLTNAGGMNIKAAVEAAKEAIKESGLNLKIGYVLGDDVMDIIPELRKQGISMNNMDTGEAIDSILPRMINANVYYGSEPIIECLQGGADIIIVGRSTDTAMWLAPLQYEFGWKTGEWEALSTGILAGHLSECGAQATGGNYDYDWKHVPEPEFLGYPIAEISEPGKLVMTKTKNTGGLVTPQSIKEQLFYEIHDPKKYLTPDVVADFSNVTVKELEKDRVEVAGVTGHERPDTLKLCVGYREGYRNIAYLPYSWPEALEKAKLAANILDKRMAMKDLKALEKRIDYLGLNALHGPMAHEINADLNEVILRYAIKTETKEEAFKLTPEIAPVSNLNGPAQGCFFGGRTKPSEVFALWPTLIPRDAIKLEAHVEEVK
- a CDS encoding AtuA-related protein: MQVQLKEIAHGRSGDKSDTSNLCIYARKPKYYQAMKEQLTPAAVKKHFEGVVFGDVIRYDLPQLDGFNFVMHHALDGGATRSLRLDTLGKTMEAALLRFVIEIDEK
- a CDS encoding CaiB/BaiF CoA transferase family protein, translated to MAKPLSGIRVIDLTRVLSGPYCTMLMADMGAEVIKIEQPDKGDDSRSYPPFERGISAYYANLNRNKKSVALNLKDDEAKKVLFDMIKVSDVIVENFKPGTMDKLGLSYGEVKAINPKIVYASISGFGQTGPYKKLPGYDVIAQAMSGMMSVTGWPDSAPTRTGTAIGDILAGLNCCIGILAALQGRTGNQHGDRIDIGLVDCSVSAMETINEIYMVENRMPQRIGNRYEFIYPYDSFQASDGWVVIAVGNDSIWKRFCEAIERLDLLEVEKYKLNKDRVKAHEELTKLVTLWTRKHKIKEIIQLLQAHSIPCAPINTIADVVEDEHIAKAREMICEVDHPVEGKMKITGCPIKFTESDHVQYDKAPTLGRDTKEVLEKLLKMSSNKIDYFISK